A stretch of the Heptranchias perlo isolate sHepPer1 unplaced genomic scaffold, sHepPer1.hap1 HAP1_SCAFFOLD_154, whole genome shotgun sequence genome encodes the following:
- the LOC137309224 gene encoding tubulin alpha chain-like — MPSDKTIGGGDDSFNTFFSETGAGKHIPRAVFVDLEPTVIDEVRTGTYRQLFHPEQLITGKEDAANNYARGHCSIGKEIVDLVLDRIRKVADQCTGLQGFLIFHSFGGGTGSGFTSLLMERLSVDYGKKSKLEFSVYPAPQISTAVVEPYNSVLVTHSTLEHSDCGFMVDNEALYDICRRNLDIERPTYTNLNRLIGQLVSSITASLRFDGALNVDLTEFQTNLVPYPRIHFPLLTYSPLISAEKAYHEQISVSEITNACFEPANQMVKCDPRQGKYMACCMLYRGDVVPKDVNASIATIKTKRSIQFVDWCPTGFKVGINYQPPTVVPGGDLAKVQRALCMLSNTTAIALAWTRLNLKFDKMYAKRAFVHWYVGEGLEEGEFQDAREDLASLEKDYEEVAVDSSALDRKAEEEE, encoded by the exons ATGCCCAGTGACAAGACCATCGGAGGTGGGGACGACTCCTTCAACACCTTCTTCAGTGAGACGGGGGCGGGCAAGCACATCCCCCGAGCCGTGTTTGTAGATCTGGAGCCCACTGTGATCG ATGAGGTCCGCACCGGCACCTACCGACAGCTCTTTCACCCCGAGCAACTCATCACCGGCAAGGAGGATGCGGCCAATAACTACGCACGGGGCCACTGTTCCATCGGCAAGGAGATAGTGGATCTGGTCTTGGATCGCATACGGAAGGTG GCTGACCAGTGCACGGGACTCCAGGGTTTCCTCATTTTCCACAGTTTCGGGGGTGGGACCGGCTCGGGTTttacatccctcctgatggagagACTATCTGTAGACTACGGCAAGAAATCCAAACTGGAGTTTTCTGTTTATCCTGCGCCGCAGATTTCCACTGCGGTGGTCGAACCGTACAACTCCGTGCTCGTCACCCACTCCACCCTTGAGCACTCTGACTGCGGCTTCATGGTCGACAACGAGGCCCTTTATGATATATGTCGGCGTAACCTTGACATTGAGCGTCCAACGTACACCAACCTCAACCGTCTCATTGGACAGTTGGTGTCATCCATCACGGCGTCACTACGGTTCGACGGTGCCCTCAATGTGGACCTGACTGAGTTCCAAACCAACCTGGTCCCTTATCCCCGCATTCACTTCCCATTATTAACCTACTCCCCCCTTATTTCGGCCGAGAAGGCTTACCACGAGCAAATATCTGTGTCAGAGATCACCAACGCCTGCTTTGAACCAGCCAATCAGATGGTGAAGTGCGACCCCCGCCAGGGCAAGTACATGGCGTGCTGCATGCTGTAccgaggagatgtcgtgccaaagGATGTCAACGCCTCCATCGCCACCATCAAAACCAAGCGCTCGATCCAGTTTGTTGATTGGTGCCCGACCGGGTTCAAG GTTGGCATCAACTACCAGCCCCCGACGGTGGTGCCAGGGGGCGATCTGGCAAAGGTGCAACGTGCCCTCTGTATGCTGAGCAACACCACCGCCATTGCCTTGGCTTGGACCCGCCTCAACCTCAAATTCGATAAGATGTACGCCAAGCGGGCCTTTGTCCACTGGTAcgtgggggaggggctggaggaaggGGAGTTCCAGGACGCACGGGAGGACCTGGCCTCACTCGAGAAGGATTACGAAGAGGTGGCCGTCGATTCTTCCGCGCTGGACAGAAAGGCGGAGGAGGAAGAATAA